A single region of the Prochlorococcus marinus XMU1411 genome encodes:
- a CDS encoding FtsW/RodA/SpoVE family cell cycle protein codes for MEISQEKIKYKRISKRKKTFSSNYKKNFSNITESIFPLPWEIWPYEAKILIVIIGIWSILGICILGSSSWWVASREMGNWAYFLKKQIIWTIPGIGLFYFVLNTNIRNLLKFSRIIFYILFFLIFLTNLTGITVNGSSRWLVLGNLRLQPSELIKPFLILEASNLFAHWNLVKNDKKLISIITFGLLILLILKQPNLSTASLTGILLWVMGLCGGVKLSSLCSFASIGLITGCISILNNEYQKLRVTSFINPWKDQQENGFQLVQSLLAIGSGGLFGQGFGLSIQKLQYLPFMYTDFIFAIFAEEFGLLGCTLFLGFLAVFSYISLRISLKCRNNYTKLVAIGCGVLLTGQSIMHIAVATGSMPTTGLPLPFISYGGNSLIASFFIAGMLVRCSLESTGFIGMISTRKTLN; via the coding sequence TTGGAGATAAGTCAAGAAAAAATAAAATATAAAAGAATTTCTAAAAGAAAAAAAACCTTTAGTTCTAATTACAAAAAAAATTTCAGCAATATAACAGAGTCTATATTTCCCTTACCTTGGGAGATATGGCCTTATGAAGCAAAAATCCTCATTGTCATCATTGGAATTTGGTCAATATTAGGAATATGCATACTCGGATCATCAAGTTGGTGGGTGGCTAGTAGGGAAATGGGAAATTGGGCTTACTTCTTAAAAAAACAAATCATTTGGACAATTCCAGGAATTGGTTTATTTTATTTCGTACTTAATACAAACATTAGAAATCTTTTAAAGTTTTCAAGAATTATTTTTTATATTTTATTCTTTTTGATTTTCCTTACCAATCTTACTGGAATTACAGTTAATGGATCTTCAAGATGGCTAGTGCTTGGCAATTTACGACTGCAGCCATCTGAATTAATTAAACCTTTTCTAATTCTAGAAGCTTCTAATCTTTTCGCACATTGGAATCTGGTAAAGAATGATAAAAAATTAATTTCAATTATAACCTTTGGTTTATTAATTTTATTAATACTTAAACAGCCTAATTTAAGTACTGCATCATTAACTGGAATTCTTCTTTGGGTAATGGGTTTATGTGGAGGAGTAAAACTTAGCTCTCTTTGCTCATTTGCTTCAATAGGATTAATTACTGGATGTATCAGCATCCTTAATAACGAATATCAAAAACTGAGAGTTACTTCATTTATAAATCCTTGGAAAGATCAACAAGAAAATGGATTTCAATTGGTTCAAAGTTTATTAGCTATAGGTTCAGGAGGTCTATTTGGCCAAGGTTTTGGACTGTCGATACAAAAATTACAATATCTGCCGTTCATGTATACAGATTTTATTTTTGCCATTTTTGCAGAAGAATTTGGTTTATTGGGGTGTACTTTATTCTTAGGATTCTTAGCAGTATTCTCATATATAAGCCTAAGAATTAGTCTTAAGTGCAGGAACAATTATACAAAATTAGTTGCTATCGGATGTGGTGTGTTGTTGACAGGTCAATCAATAATGCATATTGCTGTAGCAACAGGTTCAATGCCTACTACAGGCTTACCACTACCTTTCATTAGTTATGGTGGCAATTCATTAATAGCGTCTTTTTTTATTGCAGGGATGTTAGTTAGATGTTCATTAGAGTCAACAGGATTCATTGGTATGATTAGTACACGAAAGACTCTTAATTAG
- a CDS encoding F0F1 ATP synthase subunit B, protein MNLTLLATEGFGLNFNLFETNILNWAVVVFGLYKFLPGFLGKMLQKRREGILLELKDAEDRLLNATQALEKAKKDLSSAEEKASQIKADSLKRSESIRMESEKKAIEEMARIKQSAISDESSEASRAISLLRKEAVELAIKKALESLPNRLDKTTQENLVTQSINNIEVN, encoded by the coding sequence ATGAATTTAACTCTTTTAGCTACAGAAGGTTTTGGATTGAACTTCAATTTATTCGAAACTAATATCCTTAATTGGGCTGTAGTGGTTTTCGGTCTTTATAAATTTTTGCCTGGTTTTTTAGGCAAAATGCTTCAAAAAAGGAGAGAAGGAATCCTTCTTGAATTAAAAGATGCTGAAGATCGACTCCTAAATGCAACTCAAGCTTTAGAAAAGGCGAAGAAAGATTTATCTTCAGCAGAAGAAAAAGCTTCTCAAATAAAAGCAGATTCTCTTAAAAGATCTGAATCAATCAGAATGGAAAGTGAGAAAAAAGCTATAGAGGAGATGGCACGTATTAAACAAAGTGCAATCTCTGATGAGAGCTCTGAAGCATCCAGAGCAATTTCTCTACTACGAAAAGAAGCTGTTGAACTAGCAATTAAGAAAGCTTTAGAATCTCTCCCAAATCGACTTGATAAAACAACACAAGAAAATTTGGTAACTCAATCAATTAACAATATTGAGGTGAACTAA
- the purB gene encoding adenylosuccinate lyase yields MIERYTLPEMGKIWTESAKFQSWLKVEIAACEANFSLGKIPENAMKEIRSNAKFDESRITEIEKEVKHDVIAFLTSVNEFVGDSGRYIHVGMTSSDVLDTGLSLQLVDSCELLLEEIKNLENEVRLLARKHKNTLMIGRSHAIHGEPISFGFKLAGWLAEIIRNKKRLLTLKDSVAIGQISGAMGTYANTNPKVEQITCDLLGLKPDTASTQVISRDRHAEYVQTIALVGASLDRFATEIRNLQRTDVLEVEEGFTKGQKGSSAMPHKRNPIRSERVSGLARILRSYVLTALENVPLWHERDISHSSNERIMLPDVSICLHFMLREMTNIVSNLEVYPKNMLKNLNIYGGVIFSQKVLLLLVEKGFSREKAYRLVQKNAHQAWNTQNGNFKQNIERDNEIMDLIDQSELEECFNPSIHLNNLSVIWEKLSI; encoded by the coding sequence GTGATCGAGCGTTACACATTACCCGAAATGGGGAAAATCTGGACTGAAAGCGCAAAATTCCAGAGTTGGCTTAAGGTTGAAATAGCTGCATGTGAAGCAAATTTTTCCCTCGGGAAAATCCCTGAGAATGCCATGAAAGAGATACGTTCAAATGCAAAGTTTGATGAATCTAGAATTACAGAAATTGAGAAAGAAGTTAAACATGATGTCATAGCATTTCTTACAAGCGTTAATGAATTTGTAGGGGATTCAGGAAGATACATACATGTTGGTATGACCAGTAGTGATGTACTTGATACTGGCTTATCTCTTCAGTTAGTAGATTCTTGCGAATTGTTATTAGAAGAAATTAAGAACCTAGAAAATGAGGTCAGATTATTAGCAAGGAAGCATAAAAATACATTAATGATTGGCAGATCTCATGCAATACATGGGGAGCCAATTTCCTTCGGTTTTAAACTTGCTGGATGGTTAGCAGAAATAATAAGGAACAAAAAAAGATTGTTAACTCTGAAAGATTCTGTAGCAATTGGACAAATAAGTGGTGCAATGGGAACTTACGCTAATACGAATCCTAAAGTAGAACAAATAACTTGTGATTTACTCGGCTTAAAACCTGATACAGCAAGTACGCAGGTTATATCGAGAGACAGACATGCAGAATATGTGCAAACTATTGCACTAGTTGGCGCTTCTTTAGATAGATTCGCAACTGAAATAAGAAATTTACAAAGAACTGATGTTTTAGAAGTTGAGGAGGGCTTTACAAAAGGGCAAAAAGGAAGTTCTGCCATGCCTCATAAAAGAAATCCTATTCGAAGTGAAAGAGTAAGTGGTTTAGCAAGAATTCTGAGGAGTTACGTCTTAACAGCACTTGAAAATGTTCCACTTTGGCACGAAAGAGATATAAGCCATAGTTCAAACGAACGTATCATGTTACCTGACGTATCAATCTGTTTGCATTTTATGCTCAGGGAAATGACAAATATAGTAAGTAATTTGGAGGTTTATCCAAAAAATATGCTCAAAAATTTAAATATATATGGTGGTGTAATCTTTAGTCAGAAAGTTTTACTTTTGCTTGTAGAGAAGGGCTTTTCTAGAGAAAAAGCTTATAGATTAGTTCAAAAAAATGCTCATCAGGCCTGGAATACTCAGAATGGGAATTTCAAACAAAATATAGAGAGAGATAATGAAATAATGGACCTTATTGATCAAAGTGAATTAGAAGAATGTTTTAATCCTTCAATTCATCTCAATAATTTAAGTGTAATATGGGAGAAGTTAAGTATCTAG
- a CDS encoding F0F1 ATP synthase subunit B' encodes MLAFNFFGATEGGLFDINATLPLMAIQVVALTYILNSLFFKPVGNVVEKREKFVSNNIIEAKNKLSEVKKLEADLLTQLQSARTEAQRIVSEAENESDKLYKEALELANNEANASKEKARLEIESQTSAARDQLSKQADDLSELIVNRLILEK; translated from the coding sequence ATGTTGGCCTTTAATTTTTTTGGTGCTACAGAAGGTGGATTATTTGATATAAATGCCACTTTGCCACTAATGGCAATACAAGTAGTTGCGCTTACTTACATATTAAATTCTCTTTTTTTTAAGCCTGTCGGCAATGTTGTAGAAAAAAGAGAAAAGTTTGTAAGTAATAATATTATTGAGGCCAAAAATAAACTTTCTGAGGTTAAAAAATTAGAAGCTGATTTATTAACTCAGCTTCAAAGTGCTCGTACAGAAGCCCAAAGAATTGTGAGCGAAGCTGAGAATGAGTCTGACAAGCTTTATAAAGAAGCACTAGAACTTGCTAATAATGAAGCAAATGCTTCAAAAGAAAAGGCAAGACTAGAAATTGAAAGTCAGACGTCCGCTGCTCGTGATCAACTTTCTAAACAGGCTGATGATCTAAGCGAACTTATTGTTAATAGATTGATTCTAGAAAAATGA
- the atpE gene encoding ATP synthase F0 subunit C — MDSITSAASVVAAGLAVGLGAIGPGLGQGNAAQGAVEGIARQPEAEGKIRGTLLLSFAFMESLTIYGLVVALVLLFANPFS, encoded by the coding sequence ATGGATTCGATTACTTCCGCTGCATCAGTTGTAGCTGCTGGTTTAGCAGTTGGTCTAGGTGCTATTGGCCCAGGTCTTGGACAAGGTAACGCAGCTCAAGGTGCTGTTGAGGGTATTGCCCGTCAGCCAGAAGCTGAAGGTAAAATCAGAGGAACTCTTCTTTTGTCTTTCGCTTTCATGGAGTCATTAACAATTTACGGATTGGTTGTGGCTTTGGTACTACTTTTTGCGAATCCTTTTTCCTAA
- a CDS encoding cytochrome c biogenesis protein ResB codes for MIIFKNLILKISSLRFAISLIIFIAIASGIGTFIPQGSKNKFYIDNFDSAPIFGFLDGEKVLKLQLDHIYTSFWFLFTLILLCISLAACSFRRQIPSLKASLKWIEYKSEKKFSKLQLTTSHPINQDGEHISKVDLLLKKKGWKTYKFNSHISARKGLIGKIGPLVVHIGLIVLLIGSAYGSFTSQSKEQYLLPGETLDLVNESTNSKANVKLVDFSIERESDGVPKQFISKLNFSSEDLNLNEIKTTKVNHPIRFKGLTIYQADWAISNVVLEIDNILYQLQLKEIPEIGNQVWGVLVELGSETKKNFLLTIDNENGPLKISNIENFSGNNLYINDDTLEVNSSKVSLKKIIPSSGLIIKNDPSIPFIYFSFILIIFGTIISLIPTNQLWILVNKESQKLSIGGLSNKNLVGFKKEFFKLSEEIKNF; via the coding sequence ATGATTATTTTTAAGAATCTAATTTTAAAAATATCAAGTTTAAGATTCGCTATATCGCTGATAATCTTCATTGCTATTGCCAGTGGAATAGGTACTTTTATACCTCAAGGTAGTAAAAATAAATTCTATATTGATAATTTCGATAGTGCTCCCATTTTTGGATTTTTAGATGGAGAAAAAGTCTTAAAACTTCAATTGGATCATATATATACAAGCTTTTGGTTTTTATTTACATTAATTCTTCTTTGCATTTCTCTGGCAGCTTGTAGTTTCAGGAGGCAAATTCCTTCATTAAAAGCTTCATTAAAATGGATTGAATACAAGAGCGAAAAAAAATTTAGCAAACTGCAACTAACTACAAGTCATCCAATCAATCAAGATGGAGAACATATATCTAAAGTAGATTTATTACTTAAAAAAAAAGGATGGAAAACATACAAATTTAATAGTCATATTTCTGCAAGAAAGGGGTTAATTGGAAAAATCGGTCCTTTAGTTGTACATATCGGATTAATAGTCTTACTCATAGGTTCAGCATATGGAAGTTTTACAAGTCAATCAAAAGAACAATATTTACTGCCTGGAGAAACTTTAGATCTTGTTAATGAAAGCACAAACTCAAAAGCCAATGTAAAATTAGTCGATTTTTCTATAGAACGTGAAAGTGATGGTGTGCCCAAACAGTTTATTTCAAAATTAAATTTTTCTTCTGAAGATCTAAATTTAAATGAAATAAAAACAACCAAAGTTAATCACCCAATCAGGTTTAAAGGATTAACTATTTATCAAGCAGATTGGGCAATATCAAATGTTGTTTTAGAAATAGATAATATCCTTTATCAATTACAATTAAAGGAGATTCCAGAAATCGGTAATCAAGTTTGGGGAGTTTTAGTTGAATTAGGATCGGAGACTAAAAAAAATTTCCTTTTAACAATAGATAATGAAAATGGTCCACTTAAAATTTCGAATATAGAAAATTTTTCTGGGAATAATCTTTATATCAATGACGATACTTTAGAAGTTAACTCTTCAAAAGTATCTCTGAAAAAAATAATCCCCAGCAGTGGATTAATAATTAAAAATGATCCGTCTATACCATTTATTTACTTTTCTTTTATCTTAATAATTTTTGGAACAATAATAAGTCTTATACCAACTAACCAATTATGGATTCTGGTAAATAAAGAATCACAAAAGTTATCTATTGGAGGTCTCAGTAATAAAAATCTAGTTGGTTTTAAAAAAGAATTTTTTAAATTATCAGAGGAAATAAAAAATTTTTAA
- a CDS encoding P-II family nitrogen regulator, protein MKKIEAIIRPFKLEDVKIALVNSGIVGMTVSEVRGFGRQKGQVERYRGSEFTVEFLQKLKVEVVVEDEKVNSVIDAIAEAAKTGEIGDGKIFITSIDSVVRIRTGDKDEEAL, encoded by the coding sequence ATGAAGAAAATTGAAGCAATCATACGTCCATTTAAGCTGGAGGATGTAAAAATTGCATTAGTAAACTCTGGAATTGTTGGAATGACCGTTAGTGAAGTCAGAGGTTTTGGAAGGCAAAAAGGGCAAGTCGAAAGATATAGAGGTTCTGAATTTACTGTTGAATTTCTTCAAAAACTCAAAGTAGAAGTTGTCGTAGAAGATGAAAAGGTTAATTCAGTTATTGATGCGATTGCTGAAGCAGCAAAAACTGGAGAGATAGGTGACGGAAAAATATTCATCACATCAATTGATTCAGTTGTAAGAATTAGAACTGGCGACAAAGACGAAGAAGCTCTTTAA
- the atpB gene encoding F0F1 ATP synthase subunit A, which yields MFFNSLLTNFAALEVGQHLYWQIGNIRLHGQVFLTSWILLGALLVFISLGTKKMENDPKGLQNLLEFLWDYIRDLARTQIGEKVYRDWMPFIGTLFLFVFVSNWGGALIPWRLIKLPSGELGAPTADINTTIALALLVSLSYFYAGLSNKGWRYFEYYVHPTPIMLPFKILEDFTKPLSLSFRLFGNILADELVVGVLVFLVPLILPIPVMFLGLFTSAIQALIFATLAAYYIGEAVEEHH from the coding sequence ATGTTTTTTAATTCCTTGCTAACAAATTTTGCAGCATTAGAAGTTGGTCAACATCTTTATTGGCAAATTGGAAATATCAGACTTCATGGGCAGGTATTTTTAACATCTTGGATTTTATTAGGAGCGTTATTAGTTTTTATTTCTTTAGGAACTAAAAAAATGGAAAATGATCCTAAAGGCCTTCAAAACCTCCTTGAGTTCCTCTGGGATTACATAAGAGATCTTGCTAGGACGCAAATAGGTGAAAAAGTTTATAGAGATTGGATGCCATTTATAGGGACTTTATTTTTATTCGTCTTTGTTAGTAATTGGGGAGGGGCTTTAATTCCTTGGAGATTGATTAAGTTACCAAGTGGAGAATTAGGAGCACCTACTGCAGATATCAATACAACTATAGCCTTGGCTTTATTGGTTTCACTTTCTTATTTCTATGCTGGTTTAAGCAATAAGGGTTGGAGATACTTCGAATACTATGTTCACCCAACTCCGATTATGCTTCCTTTCAAAATTCTAGAGGACTTTACGAAACCTTTATCACTCTCTTTCAGGCTATTTGGAAATATTTTGGCTGATGAACTTGTTGTTGGTGTTCTAGTATTTTTAGTTCCGCTAATTCTCCCAATACCTGTTATGTTCCTAGGATTATTTACTAGTGCAATTCAGGCATTGATTTTTGCAACTTTAGCGGCCTACTACATTGGAGAAGCTGTTGAAGAACATCATTAG
- the queF gene encoding preQ(1) synthase has product MSTAKLEDSTQRPLYGERIIEESKIICFDNPNKKRIYEISIQLPEFTCKCPFSGYPDFAKLNIIYQPNLKVYELKSLKLYINNFRDIKISHEEVVNRIMDDLVNEGSPHWIHLNAAFNPRGNVSMQLNIFSGQKRN; this is encoded by the coding sequence ATGAGTACAGCTAAATTAGAAGATTCGACTCAAAGACCGCTATATGGTGAAAGAATTATTGAAGAATCAAAAATAATTTGTTTCGATAATCCAAATAAGAAAAGAATTTATGAAATTTCTATTCAGTTACCTGAATTTACATGTAAGTGCCCCTTTTCTGGTTATCCAGATTTTGCAAAGCTAAATATTATTTATCAACCTAATTTGAAAGTCTATGAGTTGAAGTCTTTAAAGCTTTATATTAATAATTTTAGGGATATAAAAATATCACATGAGGAAGTTGTCAATAGAATTATGGATGATTTAGTTAATGAAGGTTCACCTCACTGGATACATTTAAATGCTGCATTTAACCCAAGAGGGAATGTTTCTATGCAGTTAAATATTTTTAGTGGGCAGAAAAGAAATTAA
- a CDS encoding cytochrome c biogenesis protein CcdA translates to MQNGLNSPGPFTIFLVFSAGLLTSLGPCSLSLLPVTIAYIGGTEKNKFKLISFSGGVVFSLVALGAASGFLGKIYGQIPSYYTSFVALIAIIMGLNLLGILKFQFPNGPDIKIIEDKIPKFIAPFAIGTTFGLASSPCITPVLATLLAWVSQAKNPIISIIFLFFFGIGQVTPLIIAGATAENLKQFLALRKFSQIIPTLSGIFLVSLGLLNLFSNWI, encoded by the coding sequence ATGCAGAATGGTCTTAATAGTCCTGGTCCATTTACTATATTTTTGGTTTTCAGCGCAGGACTTTTAACAAGTCTTGGGCCATGTTCATTATCTTTACTGCCAGTGACTATTGCTTATATAGGCGGAACAGAGAAAAATAAATTTAAACTTATTAGTTTTTCAGGAGGTGTAGTTTTTTCGCTTGTTGCACTGGGGGCTGCGAGTGGATTCTTAGGTAAAATATATGGGCAAATTCCATCTTATTACACTTCATTTGTTGCCCTAATAGCAATAATAATGGGTTTAAATTTATTAGGAATTCTAAAGTTTCAGTTTCCGAATGGACCTGATATAAAAATAATTGAAGATAAAATACCAAAATTTATAGCGCCTTTTGCCATAGGGACTACTTTTGGACTAGCTTCTTCACCTTGCATTACTCCAGTTTTAGCAACTCTTTTGGCTTGGGTATCGCAAGCTAAAAACCCGATAATATCTATTATTTTTTTATTTTTCTTTGGAATAGGCCAAGTAACCCCATTAATCATTGCAGGAGCTACTGCAGAAAACTTAAAGCAATTTTTAGCTCTTAGAAAATTTAGTCAAATAATTCCGACTTTAAGTGGGATATTTTTAGTTTCCCTAGGGTTATTAAATTTATTTTCAAATTGGATTTAA
- a CDS encoding TlyA family RNA methyltransferase, whose translation MIKKSRLDLYLLNKGLCETRQKAQSLILAGKVRDINGKVLDKPGQQVLIGSEFFIDSAPMFVSRGGEKLLEAFKKLEIKVKDKICIDAGISTGGFTDCLLQQGAKLVYGIDVGYGQTAWKIRNNPKVILFERTNIRYLKPNDLLSRSNELPNFVVADLSFISLKLVFKSIGNLLEGDCIEGIFLIKPQFEVGKDKVSKGGVVRNPKFHTEAIESVIYAAKNFQWNIKNLIASPLVGPAGNHEYLAWMTLGNQSNKSINSEYIQKLVKETL comes from the coding sequence ATGATTAAAAAAAGTAGATTAGATCTTTATCTTCTAAATAAAGGTTTATGTGAAACTCGTCAAAAAGCCCAAAGTTTAATTCTTGCGGGCAAGGTTAGAGATATCAATGGGAAAGTATTGGATAAACCTGGACAACAAGTATTAATTGGATCTGAGTTTTTTATTGATTCCGCACCTATGTTTGTATCAAGGGGCGGCGAAAAATTATTGGAGGCATTTAAAAAACTTGAAATTAAAGTAAAAGACAAAATATGTATTGACGCAGGAATCTCTACTGGGGGATTTACTGATTGCTTATTGCAACAAGGCGCAAAGTTAGTTTATGGGATAGATGTTGGTTATGGACAAACTGCATGGAAGATTAGAAATAACCCAAAAGTTATACTTTTTGAACGAACTAATATTCGATATTTAAAACCTAATGATCTTTTATCTAGAAGTAATGAATTACCAAACTTTGTTGTTGCTGATTTGTCTTTTATTTCATTAAAGTTAGTTTTTAAATCTATTGGTAATTTATTAGAAGGTGATTGTATTGAAGGAATATTTTTAATTAAACCTCAATTTGAGGTAGGTAAAGATAAAGTCAGTAAAGGAGGTGTTGTTCGCAATCCTAAATTCCATACTGAGGCTATAGAGTCTGTTATCTATGCTGCTAAGAATTTCCAATGGAATATAAAGAATTTGATAGCTTCTCCTCTGGTAGGTCCTGCTGGGAATCACGAATATCTAGCTTGGATGACCTTAGGAAATCAATCAAATAAAAGTATTAATAGTGAATATATACAAAAATTAGTAAAAGAAACTCTTTGA
- a CDS encoding class II fumarate hydratase yields MTKNFRIEKDSMGTIEVPMEALWGAQTQRSIINFSIGEELIPIELIYSLTLIKKAASIANFNLGLIDKRKKDLIVEACTEILDGLHDSQFPLKVWQTGSGTQTNMNVNEVISNIAALKTNSELGSHQPVHPNDDVNKSQSTNDTFPAAIQISVVNEIIKNLVPTIRELTKILDKKSEEWKDLIKIGRTHFQDAVPLSFGQEISGWSEQLKDAENAIIISLNELYFLPLGGTAVGTGINCPKGFCEESIKSISDDTNLMFYKSKNNFSIMASHDRLAQVMSQIKILAGALFKISNDIKILSSGPRSGIYELIIPQNEPGSSIMPGKVNPTQCEALSMVCTQIMGLEYAVSMANSSGTLQMNEYKPLIGFNILTSLKLLKNVIENFRIKLVDGMEPNQKKMKLNLENSLMLVTAIVPKVGYEKAAEIANLAFKESLNLKEATLKLGYLNEDEFDEAMNINSMI; encoded by the coding sequence ATGACAAAAAACTTTAGGATTGAAAAAGATAGTATGGGAACAATAGAGGTTCCCATGGAAGCTTTGTGGGGCGCCCAAACACAAAGATCGATAATAAATTTTTCTATTGGAGAAGAATTAATTCCAATTGAGTTAATTTATTCACTCACCCTCATAAAAAAAGCTGCTTCAATTGCGAATTTCAATTTAGGTTTAATAGATAAAAGGAAAAAAGATTTGATTGTAGAGGCATGTACGGAAATACTTGATGGGCTTCACGATTCACAGTTTCCCCTAAAGGTTTGGCAAACAGGTAGTGGCACGCAAACAAATATGAATGTTAATGAGGTAATTTCAAATATTGCAGCTTTAAAAACTAATTCAGAGCTTGGTAGTCATCAACCAGTTCATCCGAATGATGATGTAAATAAATCTCAGTCAACTAATGACACTTTTCCTGCTGCTATTCAAATATCTGTTGTTAATGAAATAATCAAAAATTTAGTTCCAACGATAAGAGAACTTACTAAGATCCTTGATAAAAAAAGTGAAGAATGGAAAGACCTTATAAAGATAGGAAGAACCCATTTTCAAGATGCAGTTCCCCTTAGTTTTGGGCAAGAAATATCTGGATGGTCAGAGCAACTTAAAGATGCTGAGAATGCAATTATTATTAGTCTGAATGAATTGTATTTCTTACCTCTGGGAGGAACTGCAGTTGGAACAGGGATTAATTGTCCAAAAGGATTTTGTGAAGAGTCTATAAAATCAATTTCCGATGATACTAATCTAATGTTCTATAAATCAAAAAATAATTTTTCTATCATGGCCTCTCATGATCGTCTAGCTCAAGTAATGAGTCAGATAAAAATATTAGCAGGTGCATTATTTAAAATTTCAAATGATATAAAAATTCTTTCTTCTGGTCCAAGATCAGGAATATATGAACTAATTATTCCTCAAAATGAACCTGGAAGTTCTATCATGCCGGGTAAAGTGAATCCAACTCAATGCGAAGCCTTATCAATGGTTTGCACTCAGATAATGGGCCTTGAATATGCAGTTTCAATGGCAAATTCTAGCGGCACTTTACAGATGAATGAATATAAGCCTCTTATTGGGTTTAATATTCTCACAAGTTTAAAATTACTAAAAAATGTAATAGAAAACTTCAGAATAAAATTAGTTGATGGGATGGAACCTAATCAAAAGAAAATGAAGTTAAATTTAGAAAATTCACTAATGTTGGTTACAGCCATAGTGCCAAAAGTTGGTTATGAAAAAGCAGCTGAAATTGCAAACCTTGCATTCAAAGAATCATTAAATTTAAAAGAGGCAACTCTTAAACTAGGTTATTTAAACGAAGATGAATTTGATGAAGCAATGAATATCAATTCAATGATTTGA